One Parasteatoda tepidariorum isolate YZ-2023 chromosome 1, CAS_Ptep_4.0, whole genome shotgun sequence genomic window, gctaataaatatagaaaaatgtcatgtgttaaaaatatgaaaaaaagttaaagagaGAATACTTAAGTACTATGTCAAACCTCAAGAAGTGTTTGAATCAGAATGCAAATAAAGTCTCATTTATTGAATTggaatacaaatataaaatcgTATAAGCAATGAAAATGGTTGATAACTgttcaatcattttaataaaatcaaatatttacgaacgtataaaatttagcatttattttcaaaaaataactcaaaattctCAAGTTAAatctttagaacaaaaataaaaagaataattgaagaaaaataatagaacaaAGCAGACTCTTAAATGAGAATTGAATTTAggatttgaaaatagaaaaaataatgtaagaaaaataatggaataaaacatacttttaaataagaataatgcaaagaatttgaaaatagaaaaacttaagaaaaataatagaataaaacatacatttatatgaaaatctgaaaatcgaaaaaataatttaagaaaaataatggaataaaatatacttttaaataagaatagaatatagaatttgaaagtgaaaaaaaattatttgtaaacacacacaaatttttttttaataagggtTATCTTTTATAGAGATTTACGAGTCATAAATCAAATTCAAAGCTCTTTCTGTAACTAATTCTGTTTCTTATCGTTTTGCTTTCAGCTGGTCCAAGAAGTGAACCAGAATAACACGCATGTTAAGCACCGTAATTTATGAAACCAAAGAGAAAGAAGCATTATGAATGATAATACTGTACGTGATCTTGAGTAAAATGGTTtctcaatgttttattttcaaaagttctcTAGAAAAGACTTATAGagtaataattaacaaatgagaaaaatgtaattgggcccattaatttagttttgcccaaaatagcaaaaaatctATACAAATTAGCTTTTTGCATTTACATAAAAGTTATTCTATTTAATAGTAAAACCATATTCGAAATTGCGAAATTACTTTTCACTTTAatggctttttaaaaattgtgctttAGAACATCAATATAgtaattatgaatgatagaaaAGTATTGGGGAGggaaacagttaaaatttactgtattttataatgCACAAAGACATAAATAGTCAACATGTCTGATTATCATTCCAAAAAGTTACAAGGTAGATGCTTCCGAATTCATTTTGCTAAGTCCCAAACTAaacgttaatttaaaaacaaagttacaTTTACTAACGCTTAAAACATTTATCTGTCCTTTTATCTGCcttttatctgtaaaatttgTCCGTACCCCGTTCTATGACTTTCGTTgcatttcatattgtttatcacttttaaaaaaaaaattattaagtttttttaaatatatttatagcgTGCCATCGAAAAATTGGCAGATAAATTTTATGATCAAAATCAATAACAAGCCAAAATAAACCATAACGATAGAATACGCAACCTAAAAAATGTAACTATAGATAGAATTTGTTGGactgcaaaatattaattgctttaaatcaaaaattttaaagcaaaagctgaataaaaattatatacacttCCCCTCAGCAAGgcaataaagtattaaaatgtacGAAATTTTGCAGTCACTAAACTTTCACAAATCTACATATTATTGTTAAACTTCATATTTACTATTAAACCATGTATCGATAAATAAACTATACAATTATTAACTTATGCAATAATTCTAATGGTTTAAATAAGgcatacaataattattaaaccatATATTAATTCCAAGTCCATATAACTACTAATAACTTAAACGTTAACATCAACCAACCGCACTTCTCTTTCTACCATTATCTACACGAGCAAGTTCACGATTTTAGCTCTCCGTGTACACTTGAGTTATTTCCTAATTTTGCAAAACACAGTTCTTTAcagttaaattattcaaataagctTTGAGCTTTTGAAGATTTAACAGCACGTATGATAAGATTACAAAATTCTAGAAggttaaataaatcttttataagcttttgaattaaatttgaagtttaaaatactaGATAAGCTTAAGTAAaactctttcaatttaaattttgtaactggaaaattaaaaagcttattgatttaattatcacTATGCGACGTGCCAATTCATGTCAAGTTATATTTTTACACGAAATGTTTTGCCAATGGATAATATATAGTTCAATGCCAATTCAAATATCATATTTGTTGTAAGAGATCAGCATTGATATCTTTTGAAGAAAGGAATGATGTTATATTTGATTCAAACGTAGAAAATCACACCAAATTCCATCCATCCTAAgcttttttgcaaaaatcaaaagtttcacCTTTTCagcaaaacatacataaaacctaattttttcataaatttctaaaatctacACCATACACATTGTTGAGCCATAATGTAAGTGTTTTGAACATTAATAAGATGAAAATCTGCTACGTTTTAGTTGAGccattttattatgtaatcaaTATTACGATGTATGATAACATGGTTCAGTTAAAATTCAGACTATGGTTTTCGCAAACTTGGATGATATTATGGTTCATCAATcccaaaaattttctaatccTACAGAAAGAGagtataaatttatatgtttaaattttaatttgttaaatatgtatGAAGCTCGGCCAAAGGATACGTGCTCTTTGTTCGCCAAGGTATGaagtatgtttaaattttaatatgtttaatttgttatgttaaatttaatttgctatttgttaagtttttttccagCTTTCTCGAATAATCTtagttattttagtaaataacttATAACTGTGGAAGTTGTTTGAAACAAGAGTATTTTTGTgcttcttttacttttatttatttataaaaagcatgaaaaatcgttgaaataacaaaaagaatttgcacaaaaaatcgtttaaatatCTTGAATACTAATCAGTTAATTGCTGATTAgttttctcaacaaaaaatttttaataaggttTTTCACAGTTTTCCATAtacgcttttaaattttttaactttttatgatttaaaactcTTCTCCCAGAAACTGCATTACAtgcagctaaaaaaaaaatttaaaaatgcagataTATCCCTTTATCTCACGTGCTTTTATAATTCTACTATGTCAATTTGCATTGCGTGCAACTATTATACAAGTAATATTTCAAGTaactttgcttaaaatatttcataattctaCTATctcaaataactaataaattaatgcaatgaATTAACTTATAAGTTGTGTCagcttttgaagttttttaattcttcaatttcAAATTGCATTATCATATTTCCAATACATACTCCCAGCTTTTAAAGCTATATAATATCTATATAACCACAAACTACATTACGTACAACTGATGCAATTATTCCTTTGATATTATTCCTTTGATATTATTCCCAATATCAAGATAATAATATCAAACCATGTTAGATTTAATTAATANattaaaaaatttaaatgttagccTAAAATTTCGgcgcataattgaaaaattgactTTTAGAGCGACGCATAAACGAAGGATgcttatcattattttcctatCTAATGTACTGGGACCTATAAAAATCgtcgtataaatgaaaaaggtgCGTAAAAGAGGTGGTGCATAAGTGAGAGGTCACTGTAACTTATATGTTGTGTCagcttttgaagttttttaattcttcaatttcAAATTGTATTATCATATTTCCAATACATACTCCCAGCTTTTAAAGCTATATAATATCTATATAACCACAAACTACATTACGTACAACTGATGCAATTATTCCTTTGATATTATTCCTTTGATATTATTCCCAATATCAAGATAATAATATCAAACCATGttagatttaattaatacaatctCCATAATACCTGCCACAATATATACCTTAAGATATGTAGAGTTCTTGAATCCAATCGACTCAATGAAAGTCTTCTTACATCCAGGCATCTAAGCTTTTCTAGCCCTTTGAAactatcaaaatgtaaaaaagaaattggattATTTGAAATATCCAAATCGTCTAGACATCCCATAGATATCCATAGGTGCGTTGGTATCTCTTGCAAGAAATTGCCACTCACATCTAAGCACCTCAGTTGTCGCAGATCCTTAACAGTAGGTTGAGatatattatagaaaaagtTATCTCTTAGCGACAGTGCGGTGAGATATGGCAAAGGTAAAAAAGGCAAGTTCATCAAACTGCAGTTTCGCAAGTTTAGCAATCGAAGATTGGCAACAAACGTGAAAGACATGTCTTCGACTCTTTCCTTCAGTTCGTTGTGAGACAAGTCCAACTCAAGAAGGTGGACCAATCCGTGAAGGGATCGCTCACTGACATGAGTAATCCTATTGGAAGACAAGTTTAAGGCTTGAATCCTGTTTGGTAATGTAATTACGTTGTTCGGCATTATGGTAATGATGTTAAAGGACAAATCAATAGATGTCAACGAGTTTTTTGCTGAATTTATTCCAGAAGATTCGAAAGATTTGATGTAATTCCTTGATAAATTAAGCCTCTCCAGGGAAATtcctgaaaaaacattttcagaaagaGATAGTAATTTGTTATGACTCATATCTAATACACGTAAGCTCTTCATGTTaatgaaagtttcttttttgagaAGCGAAATTCTGTTGTGATCCAAATGTAAAATTTGGAGTTTCGGGCAGCTTTTGTGAAATGCGAACTCAATCAGAAGAAGGTGATTATGTGATAGatgtaaaatttgcaattctGGAAGGGGTCCTAATTGCAAATGAGAGATCTGATTGTGcgacaaaaataaaagagttaagAAATTCGAAACAGGTTCAAAAAACGTTCTTGagacatttgaaattttattatacgtCAAATCCAAAGtacgtgtttttaaaatttgtaaagttcTGTTTTGAGGTCTTaaagtttgaatgaaattattagaTGCATTTATAGTTAAATAGGCAGAAGCACCTTCAATTATATCAAATGAAAATGATTCTAAATAATTGTCTTGGATATATAAGTTAGAAAGTCTTGTAATATTTGCGAAAGCCGAAACATTGATGGAATATATGTTATTGCCAGAAAGGACTATGGTATGTAAACTGGAGCAGTTTTTAAACGAATTTGTTTCTACAGTTGAGATGGCATTACCTATTAAAGATATTCTAGAAGTATGTTCAAGATTGGCAAACGTTTCAGATTTgataatacttattttgttgttaattaaatgaatagaaataattGTATGTCGAGAATTAACAAGAATACCTTTAGGAATTTCCGGTATGTTGTTGTTACTTAATTCAAgatgttttaatctttttgatgattttgaacaaaaagaactaatttttgacaaattattaTTGTCTAGTAGCAACCATTCAACTCGCTCTAAATCAGCAGTTATGGCGTCTGggttttgaaaactataatcaAAAGCAGAACTTAATTCTAAAACTTCTAATGTCTTTCTAAGCGGATATAAAGCATTCTTATCAAAGTATATAATgttgttaaaagataaattcaaCTCTCTGAGTTTCACTAAATGGACAAACACCTCTTCTTTTATACTCGTGAGTTTGTTACTCGCCAAACTTAATGTAGTTAGGTTCTTACCCCATTCACCAAAGTCTTTTTGATCGATCTTGGCGATAAAATTATCTTGTAGGCTTAAACGAATAAGGTTCCTTTGATGCTCTAACGCAGCCTTTGGAATGAAAGACAGAGCATTACCTGATAAATCTAGCACTTCTAAAGTTTTTCTACATCCCTGCAAATCTTCTTTGCCCAGTTCTTTCAAATAGTTCTCTTTCAAAGACAAATGTACGAGTGATTTGAGATCATTAAGTGCTGGAGGAAATTCTTCCagtaaattaaaacttagaTCTAAATGAGTAAGTGACACTTCTATACCTGAAAACGAATCGGAATGAATATGTGACAGCCTATTATTGGCTAGAGACAAACGttcaagttttgttttcttaaaacttctGGCCGAAAGAgatcttaagaaattaaactcaAGAGTTAACTCTCTGATGGGGAAAGAACCATTGAAAACACAATCTGGCATGTATTCTATCAAGTTGTTCGATAAATCTAGTTTCTCTAGCTTTGCAGTCCACATTACAAATGGGCATGGCAATCTTTTCAGCAAATTACCAgataagtaaagaaatttcaaatttctaagtttGTAAATAGCATGAAGAGGCACTTTCTTGAGAATGTTATTAGATAACGACAAAGAAGACAGTGAAAC contains:
- the LOC122268271 gene encoding chaoptin-like isoform X3 codes for the protein MIIFLLFLATVLSFNSTATKVEPCDFNPLCTCRKAHHEVVCRSVPFSIFPQMRRADIYKVTIIRSGISTLEGNQFLGTNVASLHLMYNNIVHISPNAFVGLESLLSTLDLSYNHLNRVPYEALRPLKNMQWLNLQGNSIDNYHDFKWSEMTFKPILNSLFLGGNHISIIKESVLTELSNLTILNLDGNYIYDVDVNSLPVSLSSLSLSNNILKKVPLHAIYKLRNLKFLYLSGNLLKRLPCPFVMWTAKLEKLDLSNNLIEYMPDCVFNGSFPIRELTLEFNFLRSLSARSFKKTKLERLSLANNRLSHIHSDSFSGIEVSLTHLDLSFNLLEEFPPALNDLKSLVHLSLKENYLKELGKEDLQGCRKTLEVLDLSGNALSFIPKAALEHQRNLIRLSLQDNFIAKIDQKDFGEWGKNLTTLSLASNKLTSIKEEVFVHLVKLRELNLSFNNIIYFDKNALYPLRKTLEVLELSSAFDYSFQNPDAITADLERVEWLLLDNNNLSKISSFCSKSSKRLKHLELSNNNIPEIPKGILVNSRHTIISIHLINNKISIIKSETFANLEHTSRISLIGNAISTVETNSFKNCSSLHTIVLSGNNIYSINVSAFANITRLSNLYIQDNYLESFSFDIIEGASAYLTINASNNFIQTLRPQNRTLQILKTRTLDLTYNKISNVSRTFFEPVSNFLTLLFLSHNQISHLQLGPLPELQILHLSHNHLLLIEFAFHKSCPKLQILHLDHNRISLLKKETFINMKSLRVLDMSHNKLLSLSENVFSGISLERLNLSRNYIKSFESSGINSAKNSLTSIDLSFNIITIMPNNVITLPNRIQALNLSSNRITHVSERSLHGLVHLLELDLSHNELKERVEDMSFTFVANLRLLNLRNCSLMNLPFLPLPYLTALSLRDNFFYNISQPTVKDLRQLRCLDVSGNFLQEIPTHLWISMGCLDDLDISNNPISFLHFDSFKGLEKLRCLDVRRLSLSRLDSRTLHILRFLTVFKTDSCPSVRSFRLQDLQIKTLQNNC
- the LOC122268271 gene encoding chaoptin-like isoform X1, giving the protein MIIFLLFLATVLSFNSTATKVEPCDFNPLCTCRKAHHEVVCRSVPFSIFPQMRRADIYKVTIIRSGISTLEGNQFLGTNVASLHLMYNNIVHISPNAFVGLESLLSTLDLSYNHLNRVPYEALRPLKNMQWLNLQGNSIDNYHDFKWSEMTFKPILNSLFLGGNHISIIKESVLTELSNLTILNLDGNYIYDVDVNSLPVSLSSLSLSNNILKKVPLHAIYKLRNLKFLYLSGNLLKRLPCPFVMWTAKLEKLDLSNNLIEYMPDCVFNGSFPIRELTLEFNFLRSLSARSFKKTKLERLSLANNRLSHIHSDSFSGIEVSLTHLDLSFNLLEEFPPALNDLKSLVHLSLKENYLKELGKEDLQGCRKTLEVLDLSGNALSFIPKAALEHQRNLIRLSLQDNFIAKIDQKDFGEWGKNLTTLSLASNKLTSIKEEVFVHLVKLRELNLSFNNIIYFDKNALYPLRKTLEVLELSSAFDYSFQNPDAITADLERVEWLLLDNNNLSKISSFCSKSSKRLKHLELSNNNIPEIPKGILVNSRHTIISIHLINNKISIIKSETFANLEHTSRISLIGNAISTVETNSFKNCSSLHTIVLSGNNIYSINVSAFANITRLSNLYIQDNYLESFSFDIIEGASAYLTINASNNFIQTLRPQNRTLQILKTRTLDLTYNKISNVSRTFFEPVSNFLTLLFLSHNQISHLQLGPLPELQILHLSHNHLLLIEFAFHKSCPKLQILHLDHNRISLLKKETFINMKSLRVLDMSHNKLLSLSENVFSGISLERLNLSRNYIKSFESSGINSAKNSLTSIDLSFNIITIMPNNVITLPNRIQALNLSSNRITHVSERSLHGLVHLLELDLSHNELKERVEDMSFTFVANLRLLNLRNCSLMNLPFLPLPYLTALSLRDNFFYNISQPTVKDLRQLRCLDVSGNFLQEIPTHLWISMGCLDDLDISNNPISFLHFDSFKGLEKLRCLDVRRLSLSRLDSRTLHILRFLTVFKTDSYPSVRSFRLQDLLSQASALQSVLIDIEEPVLSHQVQRAFGTKLRELVITGRNLERILPDAFAGLITHELTIKISNTAVTELPEGLLRYLTDIRYLTLDLRKNQLSSMKPGVLAEVTVKGVMTHQTQHITGGVFLEDNPWSCSCELLWMGDWMRRWLRETFRVHVLNVEASLYVNNVAKKATCSFKNNVTYSIVHLKESDVNCPKNSAKKTCLSFYNMLQIIVLYSFLCIHLKISLL
- the LOC122268271 gene encoding chaoptin-like isoform X2: MIIFLLFLATVLSFNSTATKVEPCDFNPLCTCRKAHHEVVCRSVPFSIFPQMRRADIYKVTIIRSGISTLEGNQFLGTNVASLHLMYNNIVHISPNAFVGLESLLSTLDLSYNHLNRVPYEALRPLKNMQWLNLQGNSIDNYHDFKWSEMTFKPILNSLFLGGNHISIIKESVLTELSNLTILNLDGNYIYDVDVNSLPVSLSSLSLSNNILKKVPLHAIYKLRNLKFLYLSGNLLKRLPCPFVMWTAKLEKLDLSNNLIEYMPDCVFNGSFPIRELTLEFNFLRSLSARSFKKTKLERLSLANNRLSHIHSDSFSGIEVSLTHLDLSFNLLEEFPPALNDLKSLVHLSLKENYLKELGKEDLQGCRKTLEVLDLSGNALSFIPKAALEHQRNLIRLSLQDNFIAKIDQKDFGEWGKNLTTLSLASNKLTSIKEEVFVHLVKLRELNLSFNNIIYFDKNALYPLRKTLEVLELSSAFDYSFQNPDAITADLERVEWLLLDNNNLSKISSFCSKSSKRLKHLELSNNNIPEIPKGILVNSRHTIISIHLINNKISIIKSETFANLEHTSRISLIGNAISTVETNSFKNCSSLHTIVLSGNNIYSINVSAFANITRLSNLYIQDNYLESFSFDIIEGASAYLTINASNNFIQTLRPQNRTLQILKTRTLDLTYNKISNVSRTFFEPVSNFLTLLFLSHNQISHLQLGPLPELQILHLSHNHLLLIEFAFHKSCPKLQILHLDHNRISLLKKETFINMKSLRVLDMSHNKLLSLSENVFSGISLERLNLSRNYIKSFESSGINSAKNSLTSIDLSFNIITIMPNNVITLPNRIQALNLSSNRITHVSERSLHGLVHLLELDLSHNELKERVEDMSFTFVANLRLLNLRNCSLMNLPFLPLPYLTALSLRDNFFYNISQPTVKDLRQLRCLDVSGNFLQEIPTHLWISMGCLDDLDISNNPISFLHFDSFKGLEKLRCLDVRRLSLSRLDSRTLHILRFLTVFKTDSYPSVRSFRLQDLLSQASALQSVLIDIEEPVLSHQVQRAFGTKLRELVITGRNLERILPDAFAGLITHELTIKISNTAVTELPEGLLRYLTDIRYLTLDLRKNQLSSMKPGVLAEVTVKGVMTHQTQHITGGVLLEDNPWSCSCELLWMGDWMRRWLRETFRVHVLNVEASLYVNNVAKKATCSFKNNVTYSIVHLKESDVNCPKNSAKKTCLFFYNMLQIIVLYSFLCIHLEISLL